A region from the Streptomyces lydicus genome encodes:
- the sufU gene encoding Fe-S cluster assembly sulfur transfer protein SufU, producing the protein MKLDSMYQDVILDHYKHPHGRGLRDGDAEVHHVNPTCGDEITLRVRLDGATIADVSYEGQGCSISQASASVLNDLLVGKELGEAQKIQETFLELMQSKGQVEPDDAMEEVLEDAVAFAGVSKYPARVKCALLSWMAWKDATAKALSEEAKTA; encoded by the coding sequence GTGAAGCTGGATTCCATGTACCAGGACGTCATCCTGGACCACTACAAGCACCCGCACGGGCGCGGTCTTCGGGACGGCGACGCCGAGGTGCACCACGTCAACCCCACGTGCGGTGACGAGATCACGCTGCGTGTGCGGCTCGACGGCGCGACGATTGCGGATGTGTCCTACGAGGGCCAGGGCTGCTCCATCAGCCAGGCCAGCGCGTCGGTGCTCAACGACCTCCTGGTCGGCAAGGAGCTCGGCGAGGCGCAGAAGATCCAGGAGACGTTCCTGGAGCTGATGCAGTCCAAGGGACAGGTCGAGCCGGATGACGCCATGGAGGAGGTGCTGGAGGACGCGGTGGCGTTCGCCGGCGTCTCCAAGTACCCGGCGCGCGTGAAGTGCGCGCTGCTCAGCTGGATGGCCTGGAAGGACGCCACGGCCAAGGCCCTCTCCGAGGAGGCGAAGACCGCATGA